A region of Flavobacterium album DNA encodes the following proteins:
- the rplS gene encoding 50S ribosomal protein L19, producing MSDLLKFVQDEFVAKKDFPDFNAGDTITVYYEIKEGEKTRTQFFKGVVIQKRGAGITQTFTIRKMSGAVGVERIFPVNMPALQKVEVNQRGKVRRARIFYFRDLTGKKAKIKERRR from the coding sequence ATGTCTGATCTATTAAAATTTGTTCAGGACGAATTCGTAGCAAAAAAAGACTTCCCTGATTTCAATGCAGGTGACACTATCACTGTGTATTATGAAATTAAAGAGGGTGAAAAAACAAGGACACAGTTCTTTAAAGGAGTAGTTATCCAAAAAAGAGGCGCTGGTATCACCCAGACTTTTACAATCCGTAAAATGTCAGGTGCCGTAGGTGTAGAGCGTATCTTCCCGGTAAACATGCCTGCTCTTCAGAAAGTTGAAGTTAACCAAAGAGGTAAAGTTCGCAGGGCACGTATATTCTACTTCCGCGACCTTACGGGTAAAAAAGCAAAAATCAAAGAAAGAAGGAGATAA